In Erigeron canadensis isolate Cc75 chromosome 7, C_canadensis_v1, whole genome shotgun sequence, one DNA window encodes the following:
- the LOC122606503 gene encoding protein STRUBBELIG-like translates to MSFHSGNGKRSEPSTSTVQVSHTCHKFEFGEILLATERFSESLVIGRGGFGKVYKGNVIIGTTHHVVAIKRLDLMSNQGAIEFWAEIEMLSKLRHAHLVSLIGYCNHDNEMILVYEYMPRGTLEDHLHKHHSLSWAQRLKICIGAARGLDYLHTGTGLEFGVIHRDVKSSNILLHESWGAKISDFGLARIGPTNQPSTYVNTLVKGTFGYIDPNYFATGKLTRKSDVYAFGVVLFEVLCQKRPLDKSFECGIVTWIQESIKEGKLKQIVYSGIRDEISTKCLKGFVRIAQRCLDNNPKYRPTMTEIVFSLETLMAKFVFPLQQKANNRLQAPGKTIFGRVFDVFPSNTPGEDKPMGEGSSYPSEDSSRKHLGTETFSTLITAKELAFLKYHNPLFGIERIGKGESGGLFKTDIIMGGKVQSITIKRIIDKTKGSELLNQKIIQMKSEIQTVCLIRHRNILPLLAHVSRPNCHYLIYKFMKNGSLQDILRQVQDGRRELDWIARHKIAMGIANGLEYLHLDVTPSIVHRNIKPSNVLLDDEMEAHIADFGLAKSIQETDIHMTNSNIVAGTLGYIAPECHQTMKYTDKCDIYSFGVVLGVLVVGRLPSDDFFQQTSQLSMVNWMRNILTLDDLREAIDPNLLGNGYVEQMFCVLKIACFCTLDDPYKRPNSKDCRIMLAQIPH, encoded by the exons ATGTCTTTTCACAGTGGCAATGGCAAAAGGTCTGAACCATCCACCTCCACCGTTCAAGTGTCACATACGTGTCATAAATTCGAATTTGGTGAAATTCTATTAGCAACTGAAAGATTTAGTGAATCATTAGTAATTGGGAGAGGGGGCTTCGGTAAAGTATACAAAGGCAATGTTATCATTGGAACTACTCATCATGTTGTTGCAATTAAAAGGTTGGATTTGATGTCTAATCAAGGGGCGATAGAGTTTTGGGCGGAAATTGAAATGCTTTCGAAGTTGAGGCATGCTCATTTGGTGTCTTTAATTGGTTATTGTAACCATGATAATGAGATGATCCTTGTATATGAATACATGCCCCGTGGAACACTTGAAGATCACCTCCATAAACACCATTCTCTATCTTGGGCTCAGCGGCTCAAGATTTGCATTGGTGCGGCTCGTGGGTTAGACTACCTTCACACAGGTACAGGTCTTGAGTTTGGTGTCATACATAGAGATGTTAAAAGCTCAAATATTTTGTTACATGAAAGTTGGGGGGCCAAAATTTCTGACTTTGGGTTGGCTAGAATAGGACCAACAAATCAGCCATCTACTTATGTCAACACGCTTGTTAAAGGCACTTTTGGGTATATTGATCCAAACTATTTCGCCACTGGAAAGCTAACAAGAAAGTCTGATGTGTATGCTTTTGGGGTGGTCTTGTTTGAAGTATTGTGTCAAAAGCGACCATTGGATAAGAGTTTTGAATGTGGCATAGTTACATGGATACAAGAATCAATTAAAGAAGGCAAATTGAAGCAAATCGTCTATTCAGGTATAAGGGATGAGATATCGACGAAATGTTTAAAAGGGTTTGTTCGAATAGCTCAAAGATGCTTGGATAACAATCCAAAATATCGCCCTACCATGACTGAGATTGTCTTTAGCCTTGAAACTCTAATGGCTAAATTTGTTTTTCCCTTACAACAAAAAGCCAATAATCGGTTGCAGGCTCCAGGCAAGACGATATTTGGAAGAGTATTTGATGTGTTTCCTTCTAACACTCCTGGTGAAGACAAGCCCATGGGTGAAGGATCTAGCTACCCTAGTGAAGACTCCTCTCGTAAACACTTAG GGACCGAGACTTTTAGTACGTTGATCACGGCGAAGGAGCTTGCGTTTTTGAAGTACCACAACCCGCTTTTCGGGATCGAAAGGATCGGAAAAGGTGAAAGTGGAGGGCTATTTAAAACCGATATTATTATGGGGGGAAAGGTTCAAAGCATCACGATCAAAAGGATCATAGACAAGACAAAGGGCTCAGAATTATTGAACCAAAAGATAATTCAAATGAAGTCGGAAATCCAGACGGTTTGTCTAATCCGTCATCGGAACATCCTACCATTACTTGCTCACGTGTCTCGACCAAATTGTCATTACCTCATTTACAAGTTTATGAAAAACGGAAGCTTGCAAGACATTTTGCGACAAGTTCAAGATGGTAGACGAGAACTAGACTGGATTGCGAGACACAAGATTGCAATGGGGATTGCAAACGGGCTTGAGTATCTCCACTTGGATGTCACTCCTAGTATAGTCCATCGAAACATAAAGCCCTCAAACGTGCTCCTTGATGATGAAATGGAGGCCCATATTGCTGATTTTGGGCTAGCAAAATCAATCCAAGAAACTGACATCCATATGACAAATTCTAATATTGTTGCGGGTACATTAGGGTACATTGCACCCGAGTGTCATCAAACCATGAAATATACAGATAAATGTGACATCTATAGTTTCGGTGTGGTACTCGGTGTGTTGGTTGTAGGAAGACTTCCTTCCGATGACTTCTTTCAACAAACTTCACAACTAAGTATGGTGAATTGGATGAGAAACATTTTGACTTTGGATGACCTGCGAGAAGCAATTGATCCAAACCTTTTAGGAAACGGGTACGTGGAACAAATGTTTTGTGTTCTTAAAATTGCTTGTTTTTGTACACTTGATGATCCATATAAGAGACCAAATAGTAAGGATTGTAGGATTATGTTGGCTCAAATCCCGCACTGa
- the LOC122606507 gene encoding probable receptor-like protein kinase At5g38990, whose product MFPDCGNGKGSEEATSTAGLSQRCCQVKYDEILLATYNFDESLVVGKGGFGKVYKGKISIGTAHVDVAIKRLDLMSNQGATEFWAEVEMLSKLRHVHLVSLIGYCNYEKEMILVYEYMPHGTLEDHLHELHTPLSWIDRLKICIGAARGLDYLHTGTGIEVGVIHRDVKTSNILLHESWAAKISDFGLARVGPTNQPSTYVNTSVKGSFGYIDPNYFATGKLTRKSDVYAFGVVLFEVLCQKRPLDESFECGLATWVKESIKEGSLKQIVYSGIRNEIPPKCLKEFARIGERCLDSHPNQRPTMSEVVFSLESLLAQSVSSSQQKTSNSLQTPGNHLSLKALRAVTRKRLKNGNVSEPMSFSAKEKFGLLGERQRAFGYGK is encoded by the exons ATGTTTCCCGATTGTGGAAATGGAAAAGGGTCTGAAGAAGCAACCTCCACAGCTGGATTGTCACAAAGATGTTGCCAAGTCAAGTATGATGAAATTCTGTTAGCAACGTATAACTTTGACGAGTCTTTAGTAGTTGGGAAAGGGGGTTTTGGAAAAGTATACAAAGGCAAGATTAGCATAGGAACAGCCCATGTTGATGTTGCAATCAAGAGGTTGGATTTGATGTCAAATCAAGGGGCGACGGAGTTCTGGGCAGAAGTTGAAATGCTTTCCAAGCTGCGTCATGTTCATTTGGTGTCTTTAATTGGTTACTGTAATTACGAAAAAGAAATGATCCTTGTTTATGAATACATGCCTCACGGAACACTTGAAGATCATCTACATGAACTCCATACCCCTCTTTCTTGGATCGATAGACTCAAGATTTGCATAGGTGCGGCCCGTGGCTTAGACTACCTTCACACTGGTACAGGTATTGAGGTTGGTGTTATACATAGAGATGTCAAGACCTCAAATATTTTGTTACATGAAAGTTGGGCAGCCAAAATTTCGGATTTTGGGTTGGCTAGAGTAGGTCCAACGAATCAACCATCAACTTATGTCAATACATCTGTTAAAGGCAGTTTTGGGTATATTGACCCAAACTATTTTGCCACCGGAAAGTTGACGAGGAAGTCTGATGTGTATGCTTTTGGGGTGGTATTGTTTGAAGTATTGTGTCAAAAACGACCACTGGATGAGAGTTTTGAATGTGGCTTAGCCACATGGGTAAAAGAATCAATTAAAGAAGGGAGCTTAAAGCAGATAGTTTATTCGGGTATACGAAATGAGATACCTccaaaatgtttaaaagaatTTGCTCGGATAGGTGAAAGATGCTTGGATAGTCATCCAAATCAGCGTCCTACCATGTCAGAGGTTGTCTTTAGTCTTGAATCTTTACTGGCTCAATCTGTATCGTCCTCGCAACAGAAAACCAGTAATTCACTGCAAACTCCAG GCAATCATTTGTCGTTGAAGGCTCTAAGGGCTGTCACTCGCAAACGTTTAAAAAATGGGAATGTATCAGAGCCCATGAGTTTTAGTGCGAAAGAGAAGTTTGGCCTTTTGGGAGAACGACAACGTGCTTTTGGATATGGAAAATAA